A window of Ananas comosus cultivar F153 linkage group 4, ASM154086v1, whole genome shotgun sequence contains these coding sequences:
- the LOC109709542 gene encoding uncharacterized protein LOC109709542, with protein MENRKEKNVWMSVPQFGGWDQKAGTPDYSMVFSRARANRKQQKTDVRRASLGNEAELMTYQRYEDGSVRKRKKFLRYLNCCMVA; from the exons ATGGAGAACCGCAAGGAG AAAAATGTCTGGATGTCTGTTCCTCAATTTGGAGGGTGGGATCAGAAGGCCGGCACGCCGGACTATTCCATGGTCTTCTCGCGCGCCCGCGCTAATAGGAAGCAGCAGAAAACTGACGTGAGGCGGGCGAGCCTTGGAAATGAAGCAGAGCTCATGACGTATCAGCGCTACGAAGATGGCAGCGTGAGG aaaagaaagaagttTCTGCGCTATCTTAACTGCTGTATGGTGGCTTGA
- the LOC109709233 gene encoding somatic embryogenesis receptor kinase 1-like — translation MAASAAAAARKALAVSLVLALLASSGSANSEGDALYALRRSLSDPDNVLQSWDPTLVNPCTWFHITCNQDNRVTRVDLGNSNLSGHLVPELGRLEHLQYLELYKNNIQGTIPADLGNLKSLISLDLYNNNITGTIPPSLGKLKSLVFLRLNDNRLTGQIPRELIKISSLKVVDVSNNDLCGTIPTTGPFEHFPLNNFENNPRLEGPELMGLAAYDTNC, via the exons atgGCCGCTtctgccgccgccgcggcgcgaAAAGCCCTAGCGGTGTCGCTCGTCCTCGCGCTGCTCGCGTCGTCGGGGTCGGCCAACTCGGAGGGCGACGCGCTCTACGCGCTGCGGCGGAGCCTCTCGGATCCCGACAACGTGCTGCAGAGCTGGGACCCTACGCTCGTGAACCCGTGCACCTGGTTCCACATCACCTGTAACCAGGACAATCGCGTCACCAGAGT GGATTTGGGTAATTCAAATTTATCGGGTCATCTTGTTCCTGAACTTGGACGCCTGGAGCATTTGCAGTATTT GGAactatacaaaaataatatccAAGGAACAATCCCTGCTGATCTTGGTAACCTTAAGAGCCTTATTAGCTTGGACTTGTATAACAACAACATAACTGGGACTATCCCTCCATCATTAGGGAAGTTGAAGTCCCTTGTATTCTT ACGGCTCAATGACAACCGTTTAACTGGTCAAATTCCAAGGGAACTCATCAAAATATCTAGCCTCAAAGTTGT AGATGTCTCGAACAACGATCTCTGTGGAACAATTCCCACCACCGGACCTTTCGAGCACTTCCCCTTGAACAA TTTTGAGAACAATCCGCGCTTGGAAGGTCCAGAACTGATGGGGCTCGCTGCGTACGACACAAACTGCTGA